From the genome of Chanos chanos chromosome 5, fChaCha1.1, whole genome shotgun sequence, one region includes:
- the LOC115812099 gene encoding RNA-binding Raly-like protein — protein MTGKTQTSNVTNKNDPRSINSRVFIGNLNTTVVKKSDIEGIFAKYGKIMGCSVHKGFAFVQYACERNARSAVAGENARVIAGQPLDINMAGEPRPYRSKLGFKRPLSCMYSGYDLDYDYYRGDFCSRLFDYHGRVAPPPRAVIPIKHSRLVVPFTRRAKISIAGKITPSLSSPASLKQPATSSSNSGPKLKTDQLLLVKQELTQIKRKIDSLLGRLELIGRQHTEETVTRKHKAHDTLVRRSVCGMAENEGEEIDQEQSEGETSEMTDGGEDDSGDEGGNDLIENRISDVDN, from the exons ATGACCGGTAAGACACAGACGAGCAACGTGACCAATAAGAATGACCCTCGTTCCATCAACTCCAGAGTGTTCATCGGAAACCTCAACACCACCGTTGTGAAGAAGAGCGACATAGAGGGTATCTTCGCCAAATACGGCAAGATCATGGGATGCTCCGTGCACAAGGGCTTTGCCTTTGTTCAGTACGCCTGTGAGAGAAATGCACGCTCTGCCGTAGCAGGGGAGAACGCCCGAGTCATCGCAGGCCAGCCCCTTG ATATTAACATGGCTGGGGAGCCAAGACCCTACAGGTCAAAATTAGGGTTTAAACGACCCCTCTCCTGCATGTACAG TGGCTATGATTTGGACTATGACTACTACAGGGGTGATTTCTGCAGCAG ATTATTTGACTATCACGGACGAGTGGCACCTCCTCCGCGGGCGGTGATACCCATCAAGCACTCCCGTCTAGTCGTCCCCTTTACACGCAGGGCAAAAATTTCCATTGCAGGCAAGATaactccttccctctcctctcctgcctcTTTAAAACAACCAGCCACAAGCTCCTCAAACTCTGGACCCAAAC tgaaaacagatcAGCTCCTATTGGTCAAGCAGGAGCTGACACAGATCAAGAGGAAGATTGATTCTTTACTGGGTCGACTGGAGCTGATAGGGAGGCAGCATACTgaagagacag TAACGAGGAAGCACAAAGCTCATGACACACTTGTGAGAAGAAGTGTTTGCGGGATGGCcgaaaatgaaggagaggagatCGATCAGGAGCAGTCAGAAGGAGAGACCAGCGAGATGACAGATGGAGGCGAAGATGACTCTGGTGATGAAGGTGGTAATGATCTG ATAGAAAACCGGATATCCGATGTTGACAACTGA
- the lrrcc1 gene encoding leucine-rich repeat and coiled-coil domain-containing protein 1, translated as MADRELCLIDKDISSLLEVPLNSRVTSLNLHCNQIKKIEGLTTAWHIRHLDLSSNHISHIEGLGCLSSLRTLNLSCNLITRVEGLNGLVNLTRLNLSYNKINDLTGLLYLHGPGYKLKQLHLQSNHVDSMNHMLQCMVGLQNLRNVTLYTDDVGNPVCAAQGYREIVLQSLKQITTLDGVGRLGNPVPSEEDDPVDVPGLEDFLEFLVSSDAEPVSFYVKSDAPLTTPRIDEVLTQFRQRTEALAETGGPVISERLQPDPDRRSSALNHQNNELRIEKLEQQVSQLFHKASGEDRSNLNVKSSSAVRKAKRDTDLTSESENDSGKENQHRATTPARPRSSVGKKPTRLPKGKPKSDSESEDRKWRGSKAVVNPQRRTAAQRAGSTQDVGASKKGVKTSKAKRSANQTEEDTYRAIVEERDQERERRWKAEQAVKRLTDQVKSLQTRASEEKELQSMALHTTDRLKEVLLKERSDHRELQSRVEELEERWRTAAEQLEQAQIREDQHKRALRSLEDAASRGEALRAQQQAEEMKRNQELEKKAAALKRETEILRASLRQHKDKLQQLHELLAAREQDHRKELELRLVPGGPEFREAVAREVEVVEQKHAERLAVMEQKIADSQKQYADLEDEFRMALTIEASRLSEVKEGFDQVSAELTQVKVLLTQSQQRERQSGSLVQELTTMVKEQKIRITELIKAKRESVSELKARIQSLEAGAEENKHLGLQVELLRKDKSRLLSQLTAQESVVDGLRAERKIWGQELAQQGASLAQDRGRLEARIEVLSTELETQKKQNERDNDALRIKAKIVDDQTETIRKLKEALQERDEQIRKLREENLQAQRQFQQQLEEETAPLLELRDRVEQLTLRKEELKEQLQDKETELDEIKEAYRASNKKWQDKADLLTKLESQVKRMKEGFDTREKALVEERDKASKAHKAAVEKLHAVDDAFRKQLESLQVSHQAELLSLASEKERQIELANQRVLEVEDEMRQLLLEMENNKRTMEEKMRRLTNVLREF; from the exons ATGGCTGACAGAGAACTTTGTCTGATTGACAAAGATATATCGAG TTTGTTAGAGGTGCCTCTGAACTCTAGAGTTACATCTCTTAATCTTCACTGTAATCAAATTAAGAAGATCGAAGGATTGACAACTGCATGGCACATACGACATCTGGACCTTTCGTCCAATCACATCTCTCACATCGAGGGCCTTGGATGTCTCTCTTCCTTACGCACTCTAAACTTGTCATGCAACTTGATCACCAGGGTTGAAG GTCTTAATGGACTTGTGAACCTTACCAGACTGAACTTGTCCTATAATAAAATAAACGACCTTACTG GTCTGCTGTACTTACATGGACCTGGATACAAACTGAAACAGCTACATCTCCAGAGCAACCATGTGGACAGCATGAACCATATGTTGCAGTGCATGGTGGGACTGCAGAATTTGAGAAACGTCACGCTCTATACTGATGACGTTGGTAATCCAGTTTGCGCGGCTCAAG GTTACAGAGAAATAGTGCTTCAGTCCTTGAAACAAATTACCACTCTGGATGGAGTGGGTCGTCTTGGCAACCCAGTACCTTCAGAGGAGGACGACCCTGTAGATGTGCCTGGTCTTGAGGACTTTCTAGAATTTCTGGTCTCATCTGATGCAGAGCCTGTCAGTTTTTAT GTAAAATCAGATGCACCTCTAACTACACCACGGATCGATGAGGTTCTGACCCAGTTTCGACAGCGTACTGAGGCTCTGGCTGAGACAGGCGGACCGGTGATATCAGAGAGATTACAGCCTGACCCAGACAGACGAAGCTCAGCATTAAACCACCAGAACAATGAGCTTCGCATTGAAAAGCTGGAGCAGCAAGTGTCTCAGCTCTTTCATAAG GCTAGCGGAGAAGATCGTTCTAATCTGAATGTCAAGTCATCCTCTGCGGTACGGAAAGCAAAAAGGGACACTGATCTGACatcagagagtgaaaatgacagCGGCAAAGAAAACCAGCACCGCGCTACTACCCCGGCCCGACCCAGGAGTAGCGTGGGGAAAAAGCCAACCAGACTGCCTAAGGGCAAACCAAAATCAGACAG TGAATCAGAGGATCGTAAATGGAGAGGCTCAAAGGCTGTGGTAAACCCACAGAGGAGAACAGCAGCTCAAAGAGCAGGCTCCACACAGGATGTGGGGGCTTCAAAGAAAGGCGTGAAAACAAGCAAGGCTAAGAGGAGCGCTAATCAAACTGAGGAAGATACTTACAGG GCAATAGTGGAGGAGCGTGACCAGGAGAGGGAGCGTCGCTGGAAGGCCGAGCAGGCTGTGAAAAGGCTCACAGACCAGGTCAAGAGTCTTCAGACACGGGCCAGTGAGGAGAAAGAGCTCCAGAGCATGGCTCTGCACACTACGGatag GTTGAAGGAGGTGTTGTTAAAGGAGCGCTCAGACCACAGAGAGCTGCAGTCTCGAGTTGAAGAGttggaggagagatggaggactGCAGCTGAACAGTTGGAGCAGGCCCAAATTAGGGAGGACCAACACAAGAGGGCGCTACGCAGCTTAGAGGACGCCGCGTCCCGGGGTGAGGCCCTCAGGGCCCAGCAGCAGGCCGAAGAG ATGAAGAGAAACCAGGAGCTGGAGAAGAAGGCAGCCGCTTTGAAAAGGGAAACTGAGATCCTCCGAGCATCGTTACGGCAACATAAAGACAAATTACAGCAGCTGCATGAGCTGCTGGCTGCCAGAGAACAGGACCACAG GAAAGAGTTAGAGTTGAGGCTGGTTCCTGGTGGCCCAGAGTTTAGAGAGGCAGTGGCGAGAGAGGTGGAGGTAGTGGAGCAGAAACATGCTGAGAGACTGGCTGTGATGGAGCAGAAGATTGCCGACTCTCAGAAGCAGTACGCTGATCTAGAGGATGAGTTCCGCATGGCCCTCACCATCGAGGCTTCCCGTCTCTCTGAG GTGAAGGAGGGTTTTGACCAGGTCTCTGCAGAGCTTACACAGGTCAAGGTACTTCTGACACAgtctcagcagagagagagacagtctggtTCTCTGGTCCAGGAACTCACCACCATGGTGAAGGAGCAGAAGATTCGCATCACCGAGCTCATCAAAGCCAAACGAGAGTCTGTGTCTGAGCTGAAG GCGCGTATACAGTCGCTGGAAGCTGGAGCAGAGGAGAATAAGCATCTCGGCCTGCAGGTGGAGCTGCTGAGAAAAGACAAGTCCAGGCTTCTCTCCCAGCTCACTGCCCAGGAGTCCGTCGTAGACGGCCTGAGAGCTGAGAGGAAAATCTGGGGCCAGGAACTGGCCCAGCAAG GGGCGTCTCTTGCACAGGACAGGGGTCGCCTGGAGGCACGGATTGAGGTCTTGTCCACCGAACtggagacacagaaaaaacagaatgagagagacaacGATGCACTGAGGATTAAAGCCAAGATCGTTGACGATCAGACAGAGACCATTCGCAAGCTAAAGGAG GCGTTGCAAGAGAGGGATGAGCAGATCCGGAAACTGCGTGAGGAGAACCTGCAAGCCCAGCGCCAGTTTCAGcagcagctggaggaggagactgCTCCTCTGTTGGAGCTCAGAGATCGAGTCGAGCAGCTCACTCTGAGGAAAGAGGAGCTCAAAGAACAACTTCAGGACAAGGAGACCGAATTAGATGAAATCAAAGAAGCCTACAG AGCCTCCAATAAGAAGTGGCAGGACAAAGCGGACCTACTGACAAAGCTGGAGAGTCAGGTAAAACGCATGAAAGAAGGCTTTGACACCAGAGAGAAGGCACTTGTGGAGGAGAGGGACAAGGCCTCAAAGGCCCACAA AGCAGCTGTGGAAAAGCTTCATGCTGTTGACGATGCCTTCCGCAAGCAGCTGGAGTCTTTGCAGGTTTCCCATCAGGCCGAGCTGCTCAGCCTTgccagtgaaaaagagagacagatcgAGTTGGCCAATCAAAGG GTGTTGGAGGTGGAGGATGAGATGAGGCAGCTTCTTCTCGAAATGGAGAACAACAAAAGGACAATGGAGGAGAAAATGAGACGTCTCACCAACGTGCTGAGAGAATTCTGA
- the e2f5 gene encoding transcription factor E2F5, producing the protein MAESNNSSLSNSTPNGSSRHEKSLGLLTIKFVSLLQEAKDGVLDLKVAADSLAVRQKRRIYDITNVLEGVGLIEKKTKNTIQWKGENSGCQTQEALEQVEQLKIQISELDVLERELDVQKASLQQSIKHMNEDSVSSRYNYVTHEDICDAFSEDTLLAVRAPSGTQLEVPVPEMGQSGLKKYQVNLRSESAPIQVMLINRETSSSKPVVFSIPPPDDIAMMPTPPSTPAGQQKFPLPSAEFCGLQPCLLKDTLPENQHTPSSTPPDIHMECHPDSPASQCLMMQEPLADAETDVPQHGEMEGQDLQSMLDMGSLLRLNTVDQMKEEREGVADLIDELMSSDVFPLLRLSPNPGVDYNFNLDDNEGVCDLFDVQILNY; encoded by the exons ATGGCTGAGTCAAACAACTCTAGCCTCTCAAATTCAACACCGAACGGGTCTAGTCGCCATGAGAAAAGTTTGGGTCTACTCACAATCAAGTTTGTGTCACTGCTGCAAGAAGCAAAGGACGGAGTACTCGATTTAAAAGTG GCTGCAGACAGCTTGGCtgtgagacagaagaggagaatcTATGACATTACAAATGTTCTGGAAGGGGTTGGACTCatagaaaagaaaactaaaaacacCATCCAGTGGAA GGGGGAAAATTCAGGGTGCCAGACACAAGAGGCTCTGGAGCAGGTTGAGCAGCTGAAGATCCAGATCTCTGAACTGGACGTGCTGGAGAGAGAACTGGATGTTCAGAAAGCCTCTTTACAGCAGAGCATTAAACATATGAATGAAGATTCAGTCAGCAGCAG ATATAACTATGTGACTCATGAGGACATCTGTGATGCGTTCAGTGAAGACACTCTTCTTGCTGTTAGGGCACCATCAGGGACACAGCTGGAGGTCCCTGTTCCTGAAATG GGCCAGAGTGGTCTGAAGAAATATCAAGTGAACCTGAGGAGTGAATCCGCTCCCATCCAAGTCATGCTGATAAACAGAGAGACGAGCAGCTCCAAGCCTGTGGTCTTCTCCATTCCACCTCCAGACGACATTGCCATGATGCCCACCCCGCCCAGCACCCCGGCTGGCCAGCAGAAATTCCCCCTCCCGTCGGCAGAGTTCTGTGGGCTGCAGCCTTGCCTGCTGAAGGACACGCTGCCAGAGAACCAGCACACCCCTTCCTCCACACCCCCAGACATTCACATGG AGTGCCATCCTGATTCACCGGCTAGTCAGTGCTTGATGATGCAGGAGCCTCTGGCTGACGCGGAAACCGATGTCCCGCAGCATGGGGAGATGGAAGGTCAGGACCTGCAGTCCATGCTGGACATGGGCAGTCTGCTCCGACTCAACACGGTGGACcagatgaaagaggagagagagg GAGTTGCAGACCTTATAGATGAGCTGATGTCATCGGATG TTTTCCCCCTATTACGACTCTCACCTAACCCAGGCGTGGATTACAATTTTAACCTGGATGACAATGAGGGAGTCTGTGATCTGTTTGATGTGCAGATTCTAAATTATTGA
- the ackr4a gene encoding atypical chemokine receptor 4, with translation MGEEYYDYNDHENYSHNFSYEDYHTVCEKSDVRSFASIFVPAVYSISLVLGIAGNALVLAVYAYHKRLKTLTDTFIVHLAVADLLLLLTLPFWAAAAVHGWNLGEVLCKLVSAMYTINFTCSMMLLACISMDQYLALIPGARERGLGLIYRRKHSVKISLVVWAFAFSLGIPDLVFSSVMEFSSARKICMPMYPSHMFHQAKTSLEVMEMLLGFLLPLLVMLFCYYRVVKVLRGFPLERRGRKWKAIRVLLVMVGVFLVTQLPYNVVKFCRAVDTMYTLITHCGVSKGLDRASQVTEGLALIHCCLNPILYAFVGSSFRQHLMKFAKEFGERKRRTLAQREEIGMETSLNSQANSEETSTFSI, from the coding sequence ATGGGAGAGGAATACTATGACTACAATGACCATGAGAACTACAGCCACAACTTCAGCTATGAAGATTATCATACCGTTTGTGAGAAGAGTGATGTTCGTTCCTTTGCAAGTATATTCGTGCCGGCGGTGTACAGCATCTCTTTGGTGCTCGGAATAGCGGGAAATGCTCTCGTATTGGCCGTATATGCGTATCACAAGCGCCTGAAGACGCTGACAGACACGTTTATTGTTCATCTAGCTGTGGCTGACCTGTTGCTTCTCCTAACCCTGCCTTTCTGGGCGGCTGCTGCCGTCCATGGCTGGAACTTGGGCGAAGTTCTTTGCAAGCTTGTGTCTGCCATGTACACCATCAATTTCACTTGCAGCATGATGCTCTTGGCCTGCATCAGCATGGATCAGTACCTGGCTTTAATACCAGGGGCAAGGGAACGGGGCCTGGGTTTAATTTACAGGCGAAAACACTCTGTCAAAATCTCTCTGGTGGTGTGGGCCTTTGCTTTCTCCCTTGGTATCCCAGATTTGGTCTTTTCCTCTGTTATGGAGTTTTCGTCTGCCAGGAAGATCTGCATGCCAATGTATCCATCACACATGTTCCATCAAGCCAAGACTAGCTTGGAAGTGATGGAGATGCTGCTAGGTTTCCTGCTCCCACTACTGGTAATGCTGTTCTGCTACTACCGTGTGGTGAAGGTCCTTCGGGGATTCCcactggagaggagagggaggaaatgGAAAGCTATCCGTGTGTTGCTGGTCATGGTAGGAGTCTTTTTGGTCACCCAGCTGCCATACAACGTGGTGAAGTTCTGTCGGGCAGTGGACACAATGTACACGCTGATTACTCACTGCGGTGTGAGCAAAGGTCTGGATCGGGCCAGCCAAGTTACTGAGGGCCTGGCCCTGATCCACTGCTGCCTAAACCCAATCCTGTATGCTTTTGTTGGATCCTCATTCAGACAACACTTAATGAAGTTCGCCAAGGAAtttggagagaggaagagaagaaccctggcacagagagaggaaataggAATGGAAACCTCCTTGAACTCCCAGGCAAACTCAGAAGAGACAAGTACATTCTCCATATGA